The following are from one region of the Terriglobia bacterium genome:
- a CDS encoding type III pantothenate kinase has product MLLVLDVGNTNTVLGVYENTAPGFAGKTTTPRLMAHWRVATVMTHTVDEYGVLFRNLFAIGNVEAAEVRGIIVSSVVPPMDSTLREVCERYFHLKPLFVEPGIKTGMPVLYENPQEVGADRIVNGVAAFEKFGGPCVVVDLGTATTFDAISRKGEYLGGVISPGIGISARALYEHTARLPLVDIRKPSKVIGTNTVGSIQAGLFFGYLGLVDGILERLINELGPDTKVVATGGLASLIGDHSKYIKNVDDLLTLDGLRIIWERNNAAQKQKPAS; this is encoded by the coding sequence ATGCTCCTGGTTCTTGACGTGGGCAATACCAACACGGTGCTGGGCGTCTATGAAAACACCGCTCCTGGATTTGCCGGCAAGACCACGACCCCTCGCCTGATGGCGCACTGGCGCGTGGCCACCGTAATGACCCACACCGTGGACGAATACGGCGTTCTCTTCCGCAACCTGTTTGCCATTGGAAACGTTGAAGCTGCTGAAGTGCGCGGAATCATCGTTTCTTCTGTAGTTCCGCCCATGGATTCCACGCTGCGTGAAGTTTGCGAGCGTTACTTCCACCTCAAACCTCTTTTCGTGGAGCCGGGCATCAAGACCGGTATGCCGGTGCTTTATGAGAACCCGCAAGAAGTGGGTGCAGACCGCATTGTGAACGGCGTGGCAGCGTTTGAAAAATTTGGCGGCCCTTGCGTCGTTGTTGACCTGGGTACTGCAACCACCTTTGACGCGATTTCACGCAAGGGAGAATATCTGGGCGGAGTGATCTCGCCCGGCATCGGCATTTCAGCGCGTGCGCTCTATGAGCACACCGCGCGCCTTCCCCTCGTTGATATTCGCAAGCCGTCGAAAGTTATCGGTACCAATACTGTCGGCAGCATCCAGGCAGGCTTGTTCTTCGGCTATCTGGGATTGGTGGATGGCATCCTGGAACGCCTGATCAACGAACTGGGACCGGATACCAAGGTCGTAGCAACCGGCGGATTGGCCAGCCTGATTGGAGACCACTCAAAGTACATCAAGAACGTTGACGATCTGCTCACACTCGACGGGCTCCGCATCATATGGGAACGCAACAACGCGGCGCAAAAACAGAAGCCCGCTTCGTGA